Proteins co-encoded in one Bacillota bacterium genomic window:
- the rplC gene encoding 50S ribosomal protein L3, protein MGRAILGRKVGMTQLFAEDGRVHPVTVIEAGPCYVVQKKHAARHGYEAVQVGFGDKRERLVNKPLAGHYARAKVKPKRFLREFRVDSADEFQLGQEIKVDQWSEGDRVDVIGTSRGRGFAGVVKRWGFNRGPMSHGSMYHRRVGALSATDPARVFKGRKMPGRLGGERVTALGLTVMKVDSERNLLLVRGSVPGVRGGLVIVRDSVKA, encoded by the coding sequence ATGGGCAGGGCCATACTGGGCAGGAAGGTCGGGATGACCCAGCTGTTCGCTGAGGACGGCAGGGTTCATCCAGTGACCGTCATAGAGGCTGGGCCGTGCTACGTGGTGCAGAAGAAGCACGCGGCACGGCACGGCTACGAGGCAGTACAGGTTGGCTTCGGCGACAAGCGTGAGAGGCTTGTGAACAAGCCTCTGGCCGGGCACTACGCCAGGGCGAAGGTGAAGCCGAAGCGGTTTCTCCGGGAATTCCGTGTGGACTCGGCAGACGAGTTCCAGCTCGGGCAAGAGATCAAGGTAGATCAGTGGTCGGAGGGAGACCGGGTGGATGTCATCGGCACCTCGAGGGGTCGCGGGTTCGCCGGCGTCGTAAAGCGCTGGGGGTTCAACCGCGGGCCGATGAGCCACGGTTCAATGTATCATAGAAGGGTCGGGGCGTTGAGCGCGACCGATCCAGCCAGGGTCTTCAAAGGCCGCAAGATGCCGGGAAGGCTCGGCGGAGAACGGGTGACCGCCCTCGGGCTCACTGTCATGAAGGTTGATTCCGAGCGGAACCTTCTGCTCGTCAGGGGATCGGTGCCTGGGGTCCGAGGCGGACTTGTGATTGTCCGCGACTCCGTGAAGGCATGA
- the rpsJ gene encoding 30S ribosomal protein S10, producing MATQRIRIKLKAFDHKILDQSAERIVETAKRMGAQVSGPIPLPTEKNVYTVLRSVHIDKDSREQFEMRTHKRLIDILEPTPKTIDALMRLDLPAGVDIEIKL from the coding sequence TTGGCAACCCAGAGAATCAGGATCAAGCTGAAGGCCTTCGACCACAAGATTCTCGACCAGTCTGCTGAGAGGATTGTCGAGACTGCGAAGAGGATGGGGGCGCAGGTATCAGGGCCCATCCCGCTCCCGACGGAGAAGAACGTATACACCGTGCTCCGTTCGGTTCACATCGACAAAGACTCCAGAGAGCAGTTTGAGATGCGGACTCATAAGAGGCTGATCGACATACTCGAGCCCACGCCCAAGACGATAGACGCGCTCATGCGTCTCGATCTGCCGGCTGGAGTGGACATAGAGATCAAGCTTTAA
- the tuf gene encoding elongation factor Tu has product MAKQKFERTKPHLNIGTIGHVDHGKTTLTAAITNILSKHGLAQLKKFEEIDAAPEEKARGITINTAHVEYETPKRHYAHVDCPGHADYIKNMITGAAQMDGAVLVVSAADGPMPQTREHILLARQVGVPAIVVALNKCDAVDDPELLELVEMEVRDLLSKYEFPGDEIPVVPVSALKAGECGCGKRECEWCGKVWNLMDAVDSYFPDPVREIDKPFLMPIEDVFTITGRGTVVTGRVERGMVKVGDEVQIVGLTPETRKTVVTGVEMFRKILDQGQAGDNIGCLLRGVDKDEVERGQVLAKPGSITPHTKFTAQIYVLSKEEGGRHTPFFNGYRPQFYFRTTDVTGSIQLQEGVEMVMPGDNTVMTITLITPIAMEVGLRFAVREGGRTVGAGAVTSIIE; this is encoded by the coding sequence ATGGCCAAGCAGAAGTTTGAGAGGACCAAGCCCCACTTGAACATCGGTACAATCGGGCACGTGGACCATGGCAAGACCACCCTCACGGCGGCGATCACGAATATCCTGTCGAAGCACGGGTTGGCCCAGCTCAAGAAGTTCGAGGAGATCGACGCGGCACCTGAGGAGAAGGCCCGAGGCATCACTATCAACACCGCGCACGTTGAGTACGAGACACCCAAGCGTCATTATGCACACGTCGACTGCCCCGGCCACGCGGACTACATCAAGAACATGATCACTGGCGCTGCCCAGATGGACGGGGCCGTTCTAGTGGTCTCGGCGGCCGATGGCCCGATGCCCCAGACCCGCGAGCACATTCTCCTCGCCAGGCAGGTGGGCGTCCCCGCCATCGTCGTTGCCCTCAACAAGTGCGATGCTGTGGATGACCCCGAGCTCCTCGAGCTGGTCGAGATGGAGGTCAGAGACCTTCTCTCCAAGTATGAGTTCCCAGGAGACGAGATCCCCGTGGTGCCGGTCTCGGCCCTCAAGGCCGGCGAGTGCGGATGCGGCAAGCGTGAGTGCGAGTGGTGCGGCAAGGTCTGGAATCTGATGGACGCCGTCGACTCCTACTTCCCGGATCCCGTCCGTGAAATCGACAAGCCGTTCCTAATGCCCATCGAGGACGTCTTCACCATTACCGGCCGCGGGACCGTCGTTACCGGCAGGGTGGAGCGCGGAATGGTCAAGGTTGGCGACGAGGTTCAGATCGTTGGCTTGACTCCGGAAACAAGGAAGACGGTGGTGACCGGGGTCGAGATGTTCCGCAAGATCCTCGACCAAGGCCAGGCGGGTGACAACATCGGATGCCTGCTTCGCGGAGTCGACAAGGACGAGGTAGAGCGTGGCCAGGTTCTGGCCAAGCCGGGATCGATCACCCCGCACACCAAGTTTACTGCGCAGATCTACGTACTGTCAAAGGAAGAGGGCGGCCGGCATACTCCGTTCTTCAACGGGTACAGGCCGCAGTTCTACTTCAGGACGACCGACGTCACTGGCAGCATCCAGCTTCAAGAGGGCGTCGAGATGGTTATGCCAGGGGACAACACTGTGATGACGATCACTCTCATTACCCCGATCGCTATGGAGGTCGGCCTCAGGTTTGCAGTCCGCGAGGGCGGACGGACAGTCGGCGCCGGCGCGGTCACGTCGATAATCGAGTAA
- the fusA gene encoding elongation factor G, which produces MVEAVPIQSIRNIGIMAHIDAGKTTTTERILFYTGRVHRLGEVDAGTATMDWMIQEQERGITITSAATTCYWRGCRINIIDTPGHVDFTVEVERSLRVLDGAVAIFDAVEGVQPQSETVWRQADHYRVPRIAFVNKMDRVGADFAFSVQTMRDKLGALAVPVQTPIGAEDKFRGVVDLISRKAILYQDDLGVNREVVDIPEELVDAAEQAREELIERAAENDDELMELYVAGEEISEEALRAGIRRGTLSARLTPVLLGSSFKNKGVQLLLDAIVDYLPSPVDMPAVVGLEPNGETQVTRRPSEDEPFCALAFKIATDPYVGKLAYFRVYSGMAKAGEVVYNASKGKRERLGRVVRMHANHREDLEVVSAGDIVAAVGLRDTTTGDTLCDERHALVLERMEFPEPVISVSVEPKSKNDEDRLTLSLGKLAEEDPTFKVHTDQDSGQTIISGMGELHLDIIVDRLVREFKVECNVGKPQVAYRETVTASVTREGRFVRQTGGRGQYGHVVLEVSPGAPGTGITFESRITGGAIPKEFIPAIEAGIREAAGTGVLAGYPMMGIAVALLDGTYHEVDSSELSFKVAASMGFKEAVEAASPVLLEPIMKVEIVTPEAYLGDIMSDIGARRGKVSGLEARGPIQVIRVQVPLAEMFGYATVLRSLSQGRANHSMHFLRYEQVPPHVGEEIMRRYRGVFS; this is translated from the coding sequence ATGGTCGAGGCGGTACCGATTCAGAGTATCCGCAACATAGGCATAATGGCCCATATCGATGCCGGCAAGACCACGACGACCGAGCGAATTCTCTTCTACACCGGACGTGTTCACCGGCTTGGCGAGGTGGATGCGGGGACGGCCACGATGGACTGGATGATCCAGGAGCAGGAGCGCGGGATCACCATAACATCGGCCGCGACCACATGCTACTGGCGGGGTTGCCGGATAAACATTATCGACACGCCCGGCCACGTGGACTTCACCGTGGAGGTTGAGCGCTCTCTTAGGGTGCTTGACGGAGCGGTGGCGATCTTCGATGCTGTGGAGGGTGTCCAACCACAGTCAGAAACCGTCTGGAGGCAAGCAGACCACTATCGAGTTCCGAGGATAGCATTTGTGAACAAGATGGACCGGGTGGGAGCGGATTTCGCGTTCTCAGTCCAGACGATGCGTGACAAACTCGGCGCTTTGGCGGTCCCCGTCCAGACCCCAATCGGCGCAGAAGACAAGTTCCGCGGAGTTGTGGACCTGATCAGCCGCAAGGCCATTCTCTATCAGGACGATCTTGGGGTCAATCGCGAGGTCGTCGACATCCCGGAAGAGCTGGTCGATGCTGCGGAGCAGGCCCGCGAGGAACTCATCGAGAGAGCCGCCGAGAACGACGATGAGCTGATGGAGCTGTACGTCGCCGGAGAAGAGATCTCCGAAGAAGCCTTGAGGGCGGGGATCCGCAGAGGCACACTGTCCGCCCGGTTGACGCCTGTGCTGCTTGGATCGTCTTTCAAGAACAAAGGTGTCCAGTTGCTTCTCGACGCGATCGTCGACTACCTGCCGTCTCCGGTCGACATGCCTGCTGTGGTTGGGCTAGAGCCTAATGGGGAAACGCAGGTCACGAGAAGGCCGTCGGAGGACGAGCCTTTCTGTGCGCTCGCGTTCAAGATAGCAACCGATCCCTACGTGGGCAAGCTCGCGTACTTCCGGGTCTACTCCGGGATGGCGAAGGCGGGGGAAGTAGTGTACAACGCCTCCAAGGGCAAGCGGGAGCGGCTGGGCCGAGTTGTAAGGATGCACGCAAACCATCGTGAAGACCTTGAGGTGGTATCCGCCGGTGATATTGTTGCCGCAGTCGGCCTCCGCGATACTACCACAGGTGATACTCTCTGTGATGAACGGCACGCCCTCGTTCTCGAGCGGATGGAGTTTCCTGAGCCTGTCATCTCCGTTTCCGTGGAGCCCAAGAGCAAGAATGACGAGGACCGGCTGACGCTGTCCCTGGGGAAACTGGCTGAGGAGGACCCCACGTTCAAGGTTCACACCGACCAGGACAGCGGGCAGACAATCATCTCAGGAATGGGGGAGCTGCACCTCGACATCATAGTGGACCGGCTCGTCAGGGAGTTCAAGGTCGAGTGCAACGTAGGCAAGCCCCAAGTGGCTTACAGAGAGACTGTCACCGCGTCTGTGACCCGTGAAGGCAGGTTTGTCAGGCAGACGGGCGGGCGCGGCCAGTACGGCCATGTGGTCCTGGAAGTCTCGCCCGGGGCGCCGGGCACCGGGATAACCTTCGAGAGTCGGATCACCGGGGGAGCGATTCCCAAGGAGTTCATCCCTGCGATCGAGGCGGGCATTCGCGAAGCTGCGGGCACCGGCGTGCTTGCGGGGTATCCGATGATGGGCATCGCTGTTGCGCTTCTCGACGGGACTTACCACGAGGTGGACTCCTCGGAGCTCTCATTCAAGGTGGCTGCATCCATGGGGTTCAAGGAGGCCGTGGAAGCCGCGAGCCCGGTTCTTCTGGAGCCTATCATGAAGGTGGAGATCGTCACCCCTGAGGCTTACCTTGGAGACATCATGAGCGACATCGGTGCGAGACGTGGCAAGGTATCCGGCCTCGAGGCGAGAGGTCCGATCCAGGTTATACGCGTGCAGGTTCCGCTCGCTGAGATGTTCGGTTACGCGACGGTCCTTCGCTCACTCTCACAGGGCCGCGCGAACCACAGCATGCACTTTCTCAGGTACGAACAGGTTCCTCCTCATGTAGGGGAGGAGATCATGCGAAGGTACCGGGGAGTTTTCTCCTGA
- the rpsG gene encoding 30S ribosomal protein S7, whose amino-acid sequence MPRRGNVPKHEVAPDPVYNSKMVSEFINKLLLKGKKSVAETIFYEAAAIIEEKTGKDPLETFERALKNVMPVLEVRPRRVGGATYQVPVEVRADRRKALALRWIVKHARARGEKTMAERFAAEIMDAAAGTGASIKRKEDMHKMAEANKAFAHYRW is encoded by the coding sequence GTGCCGAGGAGAGGCAATGTGCCTAAGCATGAGGTGGCACCCGATCCTGTCTACAACTCCAAGATGGTGTCTGAGTTCATCAACAAACTCCTCCTCAAGGGGAAGAAGAGCGTGGCTGAGACCATTTTCTACGAAGCCGCGGCCATCATAGAGGAGAAGACGGGAAAGGATCCGCTCGAAACCTTTGAACGTGCACTCAAGAATGTCATGCCTGTGCTCGAAGTCAGGCCGAGGCGCGTGGGCGGCGCCACCTATCAGGTTCCAGTGGAGGTTAGGGCTGACCGGAGGAAGGCTCTAGCCCTCAGATGGATTGTGAAGCACGCCCGCGCGAGAGGCGAAAAGACCATGGCAGAGCGTTTTGCCGCCGAGATCATGGATGCAGCGGCAGGGACAGGGGCATCCATAAAGCGTAAGGAAGACATGCATAAGATGGCAGAGGCCAATAAGGCGTTCGCGCATTACAGGTGGTAA
- the rpsL gene encoding 30S ribosomal protein S12: MPTISQLVRKGRKKATTKSKAPALRYQYNSLNRRSIYGEGAPQRRGVCTVVRTTTPKKPNSALRKIARVRLTNLLEVTAYIPGVGHNLQEHSVVLIRGGRVKDVPGVRYHIIRGTLDTAGVANRRQGRSKYGAKRPK; encoded by the coding sequence GTGCCAACCATCAGCCAGCTGGTAAGAAAGGGCCGCAAGAAAGCCACGACCAAGTCGAAAGCGCCTGCCCTGAGATACCAGTACAACTCGCTCAACCGCAGGTCCATCTATGGCGAGGGCGCCCCACAGCGCAGGGGCGTGTGCACCGTAGTCAGAACAACTACGCCCAAGAAGCCCAACTCGGCTCTTCGCAAGATCGCCAGGGTGAGACTGACAAACTTGCTCGAGGTCACGGCATATATCCCAGGAGTGGGGCACAACCTTCAGGAGCACTCGGTCGTGCTCATCCGCGGTGGCCGAGTGAAGGATGTCCCCGGCGTGCGGTACCACATCATCCGGGGCACACTTGATACCGCCGGAGTTGCGAATAGACGTCAGGGCAGGTCCAAGTACGGGGCCAAGCGCCCGAAGTAG
- a CDS encoding ribosomal L7Ae/L30e/S12e/Gadd45 family protein: protein MYENLASARNRVIGTKQTVRALGRGSVREVYIAKDAEEHVVRDLVALCEKNGVPVIIAGSMQELGKVCGIDVGAASAAILHE, encoded by the coding sequence ATGTATGAGAACCTGGCATCCGCCCGTAACAGGGTGATCGGCACCAAGCAGACTGTGAGGGCCCTGGGGCGTGGATCCGTCCGGGAAGTCTACATCGCGAAGGATGCCGAAGAGCACGTTGTCCGCGATCTCGTGGCACTTTGCGAGAAGAACGGTGTCCCAGTAATCATCGCTGGTAGCATGCAGGAACTCGGCAAGGTGTGTGGGATCGATGTCGGTGCGGCATCCGCCGCAATTCTACACGAGTGA
- the rpoC gene encoding DNA-directed RNA polymerase subunit beta': protein QRRIRAIRRLEVVEAFRKSGNRPEWMILEVIPVIPPDLRPMVQLDGGRFATSDLNDLYRRVINRNNRLKKLLELAAPDIIVRNEKRMLQEAVDALIDNGRRGRPVTGPGNRPLKSLSDMLKGKQGRFRQNLLGKRVDYSGRSVIVVGPSLKLHECGLPKEMALELFKPFVMKRLVDKGHAHNIKSAKRMVERVRPEVWDVLEEVIAEHPVLLNRAPTLHRLGIQAFEPVLVEGRAIQIHPLVCTAYNADFDGDQMAVHVPLSAEAQAEARLLMLSVNNILSPAHGGPVATPTQDMVLGCYYLTIEKQGARGEGKVFESPEAAKMAYEAGSIELQARILVRLPESKLVLGAEEAGTRKIVTTVGRLIFNEIFPDDFPYINSAEGSLDEELTRGDFVTKPGMSVAEYLAASDGPGGRQRKAASKSFLSRVVAMIRRKYGNAKTSEVLDAMKRLGFKYATRSGTTVGIEDIAIPPDKEQIIKEADEKVEQIESQYKRGLLLADEKDSLVIDVWTEARERVQQAMLANLSKFNSVYMMATSGARGNVQQLNQLAGMRGLVADPSGRTIDVPIKANFREGLTVLEYFISTHGTRKGLADTALRTADSGYLTRRLVDVAQDVIVREDDCGTKEGIEVTQLVEGDTVIEPLSERITGRVSLEDVVDPSTGEVLAEAGELIGEDVAKRIEDAGFTSIKIRSVLKCRTRYGVCVKCYGRNLATGNPVEVGEAVGTIAAQSIGEPGTQLTMRTFHTGGVAGDDITRGLPRVEELFEARKPKGLAVITEHDGVVTIQEAKGVRKVIVRTDDGEEHSYTVPFGARLEVRDGQRVEAGDNLTEGSVNPHDILRIRGMIPVQQYIVREVQEVYRSQGVEINDKHIEVVVRQMMRKMKVEDPGDTDLLPGGTVDVFELEDINAEAEAMGLRPASAKPILLGITKASLATDSFLSAASFQETTRVLTEASIKGKTDPLIGLKENVIIGKLIPAGTGMSRYRNIRVLEPAEVMTLPPAAAVRDVENLEYAAGVAGGQASELLDTRSG from the coding sequence CGGTGACGGGCCCAGGGAATAGGCCCCTCAAATCCCTTTCAGACATGCTCAAAGGGAAGCAAGGCCGGTTCCGCCAGAACTTGCTCGGAAAGCGAGTGGACTACTCCGGACGTTCTGTGATCGTGGTCGGGCCGTCCCTCAAGCTTCACGAGTGCGGTCTGCCCAAAGAGATGGCCCTCGAGCTCTTCAAGCCGTTCGTGATGAAGAGGCTTGTCGACAAGGGTCATGCGCACAACATCAAGAGCGCCAAGCGCATGGTGGAACGGGTGCGCCCCGAAGTCTGGGACGTTCTCGAGGAGGTCATCGCGGAGCACCCAGTGCTCCTGAACCGCGCCCCCACCCTGCACAGGTTGGGCATCCAGGCTTTTGAGCCCGTATTGGTCGAGGGACGCGCAATACAGATCCACCCGCTGGTCTGCACGGCATACAACGCCGACTTCGACGGGGACCAGATGGCAGTGCACGTTCCGCTATCTGCGGAGGCACAGGCCGAGGCGAGGTTGCTCATGCTGTCGGTGAACAACATCCTTTCCCCGGCGCACGGCGGGCCTGTGGCCACTCCGACCCAGGACATGGTGCTTGGGTGCTACTACCTGACCATCGAAAAGCAGGGAGCCCGGGGTGAGGGCAAGGTCTTCGAAAGCCCCGAGGCCGCAAAGATGGCCTACGAGGCTGGGTCCATCGAGCTTCAGGCGAGGATCCTGGTAAGGCTTCCTGAATCCAAGCTGGTATTGGGGGCAGAAGAGGCGGGGACAAGGAAGATCGTCACCACTGTTGGGCGGTTGATCTTCAACGAGATCTTCCCGGACGACTTCCCCTACATCAACTCCGCCGAAGGCTCTCTCGATGAGGAGCTTACCCGCGGTGACTTCGTGACCAAACCCGGAATGTCGGTCGCGGAATACCTTGCGGCATCGGATGGACCAGGTGGGCGGCAACGCAAGGCCGCGAGCAAGAGCTTCCTTTCCAGGGTAGTGGCAATGATCAGGCGCAAGTACGGGAACGCCAAGACCTCCGAGGTTCTTGATGCCATGAAGAGACTTGGGTTCAAGTATGCAACCCGCTCTGGGACGACGGTGGGAATCGAGGATATCGCGATCCCGCCCGACAAGGAGCAGATCATAAAAGAAGCCGACGAGAAAGTCGAGCAAATCGAAAGCCAATACAAGCGTGGGCTCCTCCTTGCTGACGAGAAGGACAGCTTGGTTATTGACGTGTGGACTGAGGCTCGCGAGCGAGTCCAGCAGGCGATGCTCGCCAATCTCTCGAAGTTCAACTCAGTCTACATGATGGCCACGTCTGGGGCACGCGGTAACGTGCAGCAGCTCAACCAGCTGGCGGGCATGAGGGGCCTCGTTGCAGACCCGTCCGGACGAACCATAGACGTGCCAATAAAGGCGAACTTCCGTGAGGGCTTGACAGTGCTGGAGTACTTCATATCCACACACGGAACGAGAAAAGGACTTGCGGACACCGCACTTCGAACCGCAGACTCCGGTTACCTCACCAGGAGACTCGTCGACGTGGCGCAGGACGTAATCGTCCGAGAGGATGACTGCGGCACGAAAGAGGGCATTGAGGTAACTCAGCTCGTTGAGGGCGACACCGTGATTGAGCCGCTGTCCGAACGGATCACGGGCAGGGTGAGCCTGGAGGACGTCGTGGACCCCAGCACCGGGGAGGTACTCGCCGAAGCGGGCGAACTCATAGGGGAAGATGTGGCGAAGCGTATCGAGGATGCCGGGTTCACTTCGATCAAGATACGTTCGGTCCTCAAGTGCAGGACCAGGTACGGCGTGTGCGTAAAGTGCTATGGTCGCAACCTAGCGACGGGCAACCCGGTGGAAGTTGGGGAAGCTGTGGGGACCATTGCCGCACAGTCCATTGGAGAACCCGGCACACAGTTGACGATGAGGACGTTCCACACCGGGGGTGTCGCAGGGGACGACATAACGCGCGGCCTGCCTCGCGTGGAGGAGCTCTTCGAAGCCAGAAAGCCCAAAGGCCTCGCTGTGATAACAGAGCATGATGGAGTCGTGACGATCCAGGAAGCGAAAGGTGTACGGAAGGTCATCGTCAGGACAGATGACGGCGAAGAACACTCGTATACCGTGCCGTTTGGCGCCAGGCTGGAGGTGCGGGATGGGCAGCGAGTGGAGGCCGGGGACAACCTGACTGAGGGCTCCGTGAATCCGCACGATATCCTGAGGATACGTGGGATGATTCCGGTACAGCAGTATATCGTCCGCGAAGTGCAGGAAGTCTACCGGTCCCAGGGCGTCGAGATCAACGATAAGCACATTGAAGTGGTCGTCCGCCAGATGATGAGGAAGATGAAAGTGGAGGACCCTGGTGACACTGATCTGCTGCCAGGTGGGACCGTTGATGTGTTCGAGCTCGAAGATATCAACGCGGAGGCGGAAGCCATGGGCCTACGGCCAGCTTCGGCGAAGCCGATCCTGCTTGGCATAACCAAGGCGTCTCTCGCGACGGACAGCTTCCTCTCAGCAGCGTCGTTCCAGGAGACCACGAGGGTCTTGACGGAGGCGTCGATCAAGGGGAAGACAGATCCCCTCATCGGGCTGAAGGAGAATGTCATCATCGGAAAGCTGATTCCAGCCGGAACTGGAATGTCCAGATACCGCAACATCCGTGTGCTCGAACCGGCGGAGGTGATGACCCTGCCGCCCGCCGCGGCGGTCAGGGACGTCGAGAATCTGGAGTATGCTGCGGGTGTAGCGGGAGGTCAGGCATCGGAATTGCTTGACACGCGTAGTGGCTGA